The window ATTTGTGACGTATGAGGTTTTAtatactattatgttattttctgggaaagtatacaggttttacagtgaggggttagaaatgtttttaatgaaatgttttggaaaactttggttttactgacccactcaattttgtttttgcgcccctccaggttctagttagcggttggtggctctcgaggttttcttcggcattctgacagacttcctgcatgtaggactcacctgcgggtgttgtaatttaattatagtcctacttgactgcacctagtttttatgctctgaaattgtgtactgcacacttaaactcactctaacatgctagttggatattactgctagtagttggtttttattccttcgtatttctcatatcctttgcttccgcatcgcacttttggttacgtcacactcacgtgacggccagcacgccttgattctaggatcggggtgtgtcatggaGAGTGTTTGGccttggcttttagcccaagtttggagatggtctaaataTATTTTATAGTATGTTTTTTAGTAATTTAAaactattaaattaatatttttcttgtcGTTAacaggttacccacgtgtatgcCTAAACCGACctgttattttaacgggtgCTTATTGAGTTATCTGATAACAACCCAATTTGTTAACGTATGTAGACCCGAAACTTGTTAATTTCATGTTGTTTCGTGTCGAGTTAAATGGTCGTGTACGAAATTGTTAGGCCTACGTAGCTCAAACTAAGCAGGATAAGAATAGTGAAGTGTTTGGTATTAGGTCTCAGACTAAAATATTTTAGAACCAATGTTTTTGTTAATAGGACAACgaaaaattatgaaacaaatACCACGCCAGATTGAAGACAAGATTTTCAAGGCTAACTACCTTTGAAATCAATCATAACTCCTCATTGCTAAATCAATCACAACTCCAAGATGCAACCTTTGAAATCTCATGGCCAACCCTAGCTTAGTTTAGGCACTACAACCTAGGGTCGGCCATGAAATAACATGTTGGCCGGGAAAAGTCTCAACTCTAATCGCTGACATGAGCTTGAAATTGCATCCGTGGCGCTACGGTAATGAACACAAAACCAATAAGATGAGTTTATTATTACTAATCTTATTTTAGCTCTGGAAACGATTTGTTTATCCCCAAGCTATGGAAGAGAACAAAAACTGGTTTTCATTGCGATGACAGGAATATGTGCTGGAATAAGAATGTCACTATCTATGTCTAGCTCTTCGAAAATTCTTGGCTGCGCTTGGCAGCAGCAACGACCGCATTCATCAATATTCCACGGAATCCACCCTTCTCCAGCTCATGAACCCCGGCAATGGTAGTTCCACCAGGTGATGTTACATCATCTTTTAGCTGACCTGGATGCTTCCCAGTATGACAAGCCATAGATGCTGCTCCGAATACCTGGCAAAAGACGCAAAGAATCGGACCTCCCCACAACTCGGAATTGAAGAGAAATAAATCGACAAAATGTTGAGGAATTCACAAATGCACTTCTGATATTCAAGCCACCAACATGAAGATCCAACTCCAAAGGAAATTGAGACTTGAGAGTAATAATATATTTCAGGTTTTCTATACACCTTTGTTGGTAAAGGTTTAACTTTCAAAAGTAACGTGATTACATGTAACCATATATTTTATGCCCCTTTTGAGGAAACCGAGATCTATACTGTTAAAGTTTGTGAGAAATAGAGACACATTGTGTGATGGTTTGATGATGCAAATGACTTCTTGAGTACTAAACCAGCAAACaatacaaatagactcacagtTTGAGATGCTAGACCCAATGCAAGTTCTCGAGGTAGACCTGCAGCAACTCCTCCATCTGCCAAAGCCTCTATcgccaaatatatatatgcaggACCACTGCCACTGTATGTTAATAAAACGTATTAATCAACCCACAATTTATGAGTCCACCTCTCACGTTATAGGTACAATTATTGGGACAAAGCTTTATGGTTGACGAACCTAAAAACTTCTCTGTAAGCTAGGGTGCCAGGGTACTTTAAAGGCAAAAAAATGACTCTAATTTCAGTAGAAGATAAGTAATGTTTTGCAGTGGTGTAGGGATCAGAATCATTTTATGATAGACAAAGTCACATACCTCAGGCCAGTAACTGCGTCAAAGTATTTTTCATCAGCTTTCCATGTCTTGCCTATTGAACTAAATACTTTAGCTATGAGGTCCCCATCTTGTTCTGTTGCACCTCCTCCCAAGCTCAAAACTATTTCACCAGAAGACAGAGGTGCGTGaaatttttcatccattatACAAATATTGGCACACCAAATTACAAATAATATGAAAACAAACCAAGGAAAATGCGCATAAGATAGAGGGAGACTTGAGGAATTCTAAAATACATTGACTAAACATAACTAATCAGCATTTCACAAGTCTTGTCACGATCGCATGTCATAGCAGCATGATCTACAGTGGCCAGATATCATATTCCAAGCTTTTATCTAATTAATACTAAAAATATACTTCTCTTCAGTATGCAAAAAGTAGATATTTTATATAGGGACTTCTATAGGCGAGAGAAAGTATTAACATAAAGCTTATATTGGGAGAGTTCTATAGGCGAGAGAGAAAGTATTAACATAAAGCTTATAAAGGGAGAGTTCTATAGGCGAGAGAAAGTATAACATAAAGCTTAGTAAATATTACTTTAGAATGGCTcgccaaaaagaaaatattactttagaaaaaaaaaatcctaccaACAACATAAACCACCACTATatcttaaatttttgttttttgtttttttcaaaacGAGCCATTGGCAAGGAATTGATGCACAGAATCCGATGCTATTGAAGGAATTACCAGCTTTCACTGAAAAGCTGATAACTATATGGACCATATAATTGTATGTTAGCATTGTACATGTTAACTTAAACAAATCAAACTGTAGCAAGCACAGTTTACAGGCCATAAAGAAAACGATTATCATACATTTTTAACATTCAATATGAAAGACTAAAATATTAAAAGGATAACAGAAGTACCTGAAGCTGCTGCACCGACAGCTGAAGGAGTATTTGGCATTACCCTAATAAATCGGCTGTGACCTGCCCATTCCTGAAAAGGATGGAacaattttgttgaaaaaatagATGAAAAACTGGATGTCAAGAAAGACAGAAAAGGATGTACTCATACAAGTAGGTATTACAGAACTTAGAGAACGGAGGTCAAGAAATAGCAAGAGATAGTGGGTACAATATATTGTAGTTATACGAATTCACATTATTATTTGCAAAGTATAAACTGATAAAATTATTTCTTCCAAACAAATTAGATACTGGAAAGCCATTTCCTGGATCACTCCTCCCTGGTAGCATTAAGAGCTTCCAACCCAATAATTATTTAGACATAAATGGACCAAAACAAATTATTCTGTTCCTGAAATCATAAAAGTAGAAACCCCAAATTACTAAAATGGCTCTAGATATTTCGAAAGTAAAGGGATAAGAAACTTCATTTATCATTACTGTGTTGTCACAATTTGAAGGGTGAAAACAGGTTAAATTTAGGAGTGGCTAACCATTATAAGTGTAGGCAATTGATTCACGTTGTGGAAAGAGAGAAATGCCTTGTCAATATCTCTCAGAGTCAGCAATGTTATTGTAAAAACAGCAACATACTCTTTCTGGTTGTTGGCACATTCAAAAATGGGATTAATGACTATTACACTGTTATTGACACTGACTTGCAAGGAAAGCAAAGGAGGAGAActacaacaaagccttttcccactaagtggggtcggctatgtgaatcctagaacgccattgcgctcggttttgtgtcatgtcctccgttagatccaagtactctaagtcttttcttagggtctcttccaaagttttcctaggtcttcctctaccccttcggccctgaacctctggcCCTTGGTCACATCTTCaaactggagcgtcagtaggccttctttgcacatgtctaatccactcattcctaatcttatcctttctcatgagcccacacctccaacgaagcatcctcatctccactacacccattttgtgtacgtgttgatgcttcaccgcccaacattctgtgccatacagcatcgccgaccttattgccgtcctataaaattttcccttgagcttcagtggcatacgacggtcacacaacacgccggatgcactcttctacttcatccatcccgcttgtattccatatattctgtctttaatcggcttaggcgaagacctttagattccaacacttctctccaaaggttaagcttcgcatttaccccttcctgagtttcatctatcaaccctaTATCGTCTGCGTAAAGCATACACTGGGGAATAACATCTTGAATAtatcctgttaactcatccattaccaatgcaaaaaggtaaggacttaaggattgttgatgcacataatcagtgaagactttggtacaacagaaagtattaagtttgtgacattcactagattgctccggtcattagtgtggatacgtatgtaaaaggatagagacaggagagcaaacacaagatgtacgtggttcacccagattggctacgtccacgaagtagaagagttctcattaattgtgaagggtttacacaagtacataggttcaagctctcctttagtgggtacaagtgaatgatttagtacaaatggtattaggaaatattttaggagaatgatctccttttatagaagagagtttctagccttgttctgacattgacacgtgtcgtgttgtgattggctttagatgttgacacgtgtcgcgctatgattagcttctgatgtcgacacgtgtcgctctgtgattggcctcctggttggaggggaagctcctcagttggggacttgcaagatccaagccgctgagtaatcacgaaacttctaagtaccgaagtgtggtatcgtcttcacttgccttatatgtctcataggcagatgtggcatcttgtCTCGAAATACTCTTTCTCCGTCCAGgcgtggtatctttaactggtggagatgcacaaggtaatgtatcaatttcacttgaagcttacttgtagtttcaggcgtggtcaagcgcgatacaaaccatgtagtaggaatCCCCCAAGTCGCTGATCTAGGGGATctactgaaagaggtgacagacaaggtaagcaatcagagctccaagcaatcagtcccagatcagaagtttgatttcgagttccggctgattgttctcattctcctttatcttgcaggcagcatgaaggataaagagaagaaaaggaaaagagatgatatgagatacttttgcttttgaagaagtaactttccacaggcttattcttgaactggactggagggttttctggttacctccagagtataaggccgactgaagaatttgagggtcaaaacaagtccctcaaatctagagtacgttcgaccctgctgatatgggatacttttgctgttgacaaagtagtggaagtaTCGGCACTATTCTGTTACGCtcgtctccacatgcttccttgtatccttctcactggccctatctgttcctcaggcagatgtggtatcttttctggaagcataagatgttaaagataagtactcgagagtaatgccaggtaagtaatcaggtaaggggttccaggcagtcagttcctgactggaagcttgattccaagtgctgagtgattgctctttttctccttgtcttgcaggtaagaacaatgccaaaggaaaagacagggaaaaagcatgatatgggatactcttgcttttaaccttgatgatatgagatattcttgctctggtgtagcttgtttgcagaggtattatcgaggggaaagaaagctgagtatttcgagaggcttcgttaggagtgccctctcagatatgaggaagggttgagcatttttgcaggtctgcctgttcgttaaggatggaggtcgacatatataggagtctccctaacaacaagtagtaatgctattcctttacccttcttggtcatagcactgtAGTGGGAACTGCccgcttcacgtgttttaactttgtcagagcactttgaaaaagtggtatgtggtatctggaaagctgaagttgcgtgtgaagattacagacaagctttatccaaggagatctggctctcgaagttaagaaagcgatgcctcttcggtttttgaacaagcgatcctgtcagggatctgactctcgagattcggagaacggtgcctcttcgatttttgagaaagcaatcctgctaggagttTGGGTCTTGAAATTcgaagagcagtgtctcttcgatttttgagaaagtaatcctgttgggagtctggctctcgataTTCGGAgcgcggtgcctcttcgaatttggagcaagcaatattgttggaagtgttttctcgaatgtgagtaaaggttgggtatttttgcaagtctaccttgccacggagcacagaggttgacacacagggacttttcaattatccaacagtggtgctgttcctttacctttgtgggtaacaatatggtagctaaaccttcaaaatttatgtgtctaaactttgttagtgctgtttctttgctattcttttacccttcttggtcatagcgatgtagtgggagttgcaagcttcacgtgtctaaactttgtcacagatctttggcaaagttatctgtggtacccatgagctgatgttgcgtgtggaaagtggatgattgaacagtaagattcacgtgctttctacttcaccagaaatcttcgacagattgcccgtaatttccgcaaagctgagtgtgcatgtgacaggtgctaacAAGGCTAAGAAAAcaagtgcctctttgatttctgagatcgaccctcgtggtctctgagcagcccagcctttgagaaagcaagcgcctcttcgatttttgagatcgaccctcgtggtctttgagcagcccaactgttgagaaagcaaacgcctcttcgatctctaagatcggccctcgtggtctctgagcagcccagcttttgagaaagcaaacgcctcttcgatttctgagcagacgcctctttgatttctgaagctccgtcgagtgcagatttttatagaggttggcattaagttccaaagcacacttgaatctccaccagtagaagctcccttcttgcacttctaagatcttgatttgtccaaccttttctctcttcaacacctttgaaaatgtctggcccttccgaccgtcgttttaacttgaaccttggtgaagaggcagccgcgccttctccagacaacatatggcgcccatccttcttatcccctactggtcctcttaccgttagggatttcgtgatgaagaatgatatgaccgctgcggtggtggccaggaacattctcactcccaaagataacagacttctttccaaacgatctgatgagttggctgttaaggattctctggctctcagtgttcaatgtgcaggttctgtgtcgaatatggcccaacgcctatttgctcgaacccgccaagttgaatcattggcggctgaagtgatgagtctcaagaaggctcaagcatgagaataaacagttgcacaggctcatacatgactatgctacaaacatgaagaggaagcttgaccaggtgaaggaatctgatggtcagattttactttatcatcagaggtttgtgggtttgttccaaaggcatttattgccttcgtcttctggggctgtaccgcgtaatgaagctccaaatgatcagccTCCGATAcctcttccttctagggttctgtccagtaccgAGGCTCCGAGTGATCACCCTccagtgccttctctttctggggctctaccaactactgagacttttcctaagcaacctttgtgaaggccccCTCTtgattgtttattttgactcatgtatatgtacatatttgtaacttatcggagatatcaataaataagctttgcttcatttcaacgtattgtgttaaatacaccaaagtcttcttcattaagttctttgaatttttcttttgttgaagcttgtatgttgaagcttgtatgttgaagctttgtgagtgaagcatgtaggttgaggtagtgttcccttaatttctcgagtgaggaacACTTCTCAgttggaaacttgaaaaatccaagtcactgagttgggtcggctatatgaatcttagaacaccattgtgctcggtcctgtgtcatgtcctccgttagatccaaatactctaagtcttttcttagagtctcttccaaagttttcctaggtcttcctataccccttcggccctgaacctctatcccgtagtctcatcttctaaccggagcgtcagtaggccttctttgcacatgtccaaaccactgtaaccgattttctctcagctttcctacaatttcggctactcctactttacctcggatatcctcattcctaatcttatcatttctcgtgtgcccacacatccaacgaagcatcctcatctccgctacacccattttgtgtacgtgttgatgcttcaccgcccaacattctgtgccatacagcatcgccggccttattgccgtcctataaaattttcccttgagcttcagtggcatacggcggtcacacaacacgccagatgcactcttccacttcatccatccagcttgtattctatggtttagatctccatctaattctccgttttttgcaagatagatcctaggtagcgaaagcagtcgctctttggtatttcctgatctccgatcctcacc is drawn from Malus domestica chromosome 14, GDT2T_hap1 and contains these coding sequences:
- the LOC103409019 gene encoding pyrroline-5-carboxylate reductase-like, which translates into the protein MEAVPIPTETYKLGFVGAGKMAESIARGIVRSGVLPPNRIATFHPDASRRQSFESFGVHLLSKNDDVVEESDVVIFSVKPQVVKDVVLQLRPLLSRKKLLVSIAAGVKLKDLQEWAGHSRFIRVMPNTPSAVGAAASVLSLGGGATEQDGDLIAKVFSSIGKTWKADEKYFDAVTGLSGSGPAYIYLAIEALADGGVAAGLPRELALGLASQTVFGAASMACHTGKHPGQLKDDVTSPGGTTIAGVHELEKGGFRGILMNAVVAAAKRSQEFSKS